TGGTGGGCAGGAAGAGCAGATACATCAGCTTCCAACTTGTAAAAGGCTTTCATGAGAAGAAGTGATTAAAATTGCTATGAGTATCTAGAAGGGGTAAAACTAAGGCCAGTGTGTGCAAGGTACAGAAGGAGAAACCCTAGGTCCAAAAAGAGAATCAACAGGTGGAACTGTTCACAGATGGAGACTCATATGGCAACTGAGTGACTGTGTCGTGGGTATATGGTAAGTGAGACTTCAGCCCCAGATGGGATTGGAATAGATGCTGTCTAGGTCTCTTCCAAAGCTGAGAATTGTGTGCCTCTTATCTTTACAGAAATTTCCAAATGTAAACTAGAATTAATTTGAATCAGAAATACCAGCTTCAGGCTCAGTTCCATAAAATGCAAGAGATGTCCAAAGAAAATCAGCCAGTTTcagaatttcttaaaaacaagCTTTACAAATAGGCCCAGAATTATAAGCCACACTTCCACCATAGAGGAAAATATTCTGTCCTTCACttctgaaattctttttatttcattctcatcCTCAGATCAACAGTCCATATTGTCTCCATGGCCAAGAATAATCTCACCACAGTAACCAAATTCATTCTCATGGGCTTTATGGACCACCCCAAATTGGAAATTCCCCTCTTCATGGTGTTTCTGAGTTTCTACCTAGTTACCCTTCTTGGGAATGTGGGCATGATTATTTTAATCCAAGTAGATGTCAAACTCCACACCCCAATGTACTTCTTCCTGAGCCACCTCTCCCTGCTGGATGCCTGTTACACCTCAGTCATCACCCCTCAGATCCTAGCCACATTGGCCACAGGCAAAACCATCATCTCCTACGGCCACTGTGCTGCCCAGTTCTTTTTCTTCACCATCTGTGCAGGTACAGAGTGCTTCCTGTTGGCAGTGATGGCCTATGATCGCTATGTTGCCATTCGCAACCCACTGCTCTATATCGTGGCCATGAATCCCAGACTCTGCTGGAGCCTGGTAGTAGGAGCCTATGTCTGTGGGGTGTCAGGAGCCATGCTGCGTACCACGTGCACCTTCACCCTCTCCTTCTGTGATGACAATCAAATCAACTTCTTCTTCTGTGACCTCCCCCCGCTGCTGAAGCTTGCCTGCAATGACACAGCAAACATCGAGATTGTCACCATCTTCTTTGGCAGTTTTGTGATTTTGGCCAATGCCTCAGTCATCCTGATTTCCTATCTGCTCATCATCAAGACCATTTTGAAAGTAAAGTCTTCAGGTGGTCAGGCCAAGACTTTCTCCACATGTGCCTCCCACATCACTGCTGTGGCCCTTTTCTTTGGGACCCTTATCTTCATGTATCTGCAAAGTGGCTCAGGCAAATCCCTGGAGGAAGATAAGGTCTTGTCTGTCTTCTACACAGTGGTAATCCCCATGCTGAACCCTCTGATCTACAGCTTAAGAAACAAAGATGTAAAAGACGCCTTCAGAAGGGTCACTGGGAGACTCTAGGTATCCCTGACCATGTAGATCCG
Above is a genomic segment from Chlorocebus sabaeus isolate Y175 chromosome 1, mChlSab1.0.hap1, whole genome shotgun sequence containing:
- the OR9I1 gene encoding olfactory receptor 9I1, translating into MAKNNLTTVTKFILMGFMDHPKLEIPLFMVFLSFYLVTLLGNVGMIILIQVDVKLHTPMYFFLSHLSLLDACYTSVITPQILATLATGKTIISYGHCAAQFFFFTICAGTECFLLAVMAYDRYVAIRNPLLYIVAMNPRLCWSLVVGAYVCGVSGAMLRTTCTFTLSFCDDNQINFFFCDLPPLLKLACNDTANIEIVTIFFGSFVILANASVILISYLLIIKTILKVKSSGGQAKTFSTCASHITAVALFFGTLIFMYLQSGSGKSLEEDKVLSVFYTVVIPMLNPLIYSLRNKDVKDAFRRVTGRL